A genomic window from Sulfurospirillum diekertiae includes:
- the hisD gene encoding histidinol dehydrogenase: protein MLLLKTSEQNFQVQFDALLRRGNMDMDNVSKIVSTIIAEIKADGNGALKNHIEKFDKWHVANDEALEVKTSDMKKAYDALDVKLKEALELAYKRIYTYHEKLMPKSWLDFEENGTVLGQKVTPVDRAGLYIPGGKAAYPSSLLMNAIPALVAGVKEVVVCTPAPNNELNPLLLAAMHLCGIKKAFKVGGASAIAAMAYGTQSIPKVDVITGPGNIFVATAKKLVFGEVNIDMIAGPSEIGVLADTTANPHLLAIDLLSQAEHDEMASSILITPSLEIAEKTRTEIYMWLETLDRKAIAEVSIKERGAIIVTRDMDEAVNLMNQIAPEHLEVVTSHPFDLLPKIHHAGAIFMGSYTPEPIGDYIAGPNHTLPTGGTAKFYSPLGVENFLKRSSIISMSKQGIDEIGEACALLAHTEGLGAHEASVRVRLSQSKK, encoded by the coding sequence ATGTTGCTTTTAAAAACCAGCGAACAAAATTTTCAAGTCCAGTTCGATGCACTTTTGCGTCGTGGAAATATGGATATGGACAATGTTTCAAAAATTGTTTCGACTATAATTGCAGAGATTAAAGCCGATGGTAATGGTGCTTTAAAAAATCATATTGAAAAATTTGATAAATGGCATGTTGCAAACGATGAAGCACTTGAAGTCAAAACAAGTGATATGAAAAAAGCGTACGATGCTCTTGATGTTAAACTCAAAGAGGCATTAGAGCTAGCGTATAAACGCATTTATACATACCATGAAAAGCTCATGCCAAAATCGTGGCTTGATTTTGAAGAGAATGGCACTGTCTTGGGGCAAAAAGTAACGCCAGTGGATCGTGCAGGGCTTTATATACCGGGTGGAAAAGCGGCGTACCCCAGTAGTCTTTTGATGAATGCAATTCCCGCACTTGTCGCAGGGGTGAAAGAGGTTGTTGTTTGTACGCCTGCTCCTAATAATGAACTCAATCCATTGCTTTTGGCGGCGATGCATTTATGTGGCATCAAAAAGGCTTTTAAAGTAGGTGGTGCGAGCGCGATTGCGGCAATGGCATACGGCACGCAGAGTATTCCAAAAGTCGATGTGATCACGGGACCGGGTAATATCTTCGTAGCAACGGCAAAAAAACTCGTTTTTGGTGAAGTGAACATTGACATGATTGCAGGACCAAGTGAAATTGGTGTTTTAGCCGATACAACTGCCAACCCACACCTCTTAGCGATTGATTTGCTTTCACAAGCGGAGCACGATGAAATGGCAAGTTCTATTTTGATTACACCTTCGCTTGAAATTGCGGAAAAAACACGTACCGAAATTTATATGTGGCTTGAGACATTAGACCGCAAAGCGATTGCCGAAGTTTCGATCAAAGAGCGTGGGGCGATTATTGTGACGCGTGATATGGATGAAGCGGTGAATTTGATGAACCAAATTGCGCCTGAACACTTAGAAGTGGTTACGTCTCATCCTTTTGATCTCCTGCCAAAGATTCACCATGCAGGTGCTATTTTTATGGGTTCGTATACGCCTGAACCGATTGGAGATTATATCGCAGGACCCAATCATACCCTTCCAACGGGTGGAACAGCTAAGTTTTACTCGCCGCTTGGCGTTGAAAATTTCTTGAAGCGTTCTTCTATCATCAGTATGAGCAAACAAGGCATTGATGAAATTGGTGAAGCGTGCGCATTGCTTGCTCACACTGAAGGTCTGGGTGCGCATGAAGCGAGTGTTCGTGTGCGTCTTTCTCAATCAAAAAAATGA
- a CDS encoding 1-aminocyclopropane-1-carboxylate deaminase/D-cysteine desulfhydrase produces the protein MDKDFSGNKARKFYYFLTHDFPHIKRVVSSGSNQSNAMYSLSVLARLKGWEFIYVCDHIPHFLKENPIGNYKEALVNGMNIIESHLREEEAKKWLDETSLHVKEGGRQLEAEEGMKILANELLSDIQTHSIQNPYLFLPSGTGTTALFLQKHLPFPVFTCNTVGDSMYLQKQWKMVEPDLTCVPTILETKKKYHYGKLYPELFELWKSLKDEMGVTFDLVYDPVGWKVLLEHIASLDGTPIYLHQGGILGNSSMIARYVRKANML, from the coding sequence TTGGATAAAGATTTTTCTGGTAATAAAGCACGTAAATTTTACTACTTTTTAACGCATGATTTTCCTCATATTAAGCGTGTGGTAAGTTCTGGATCAAATCAGTCCAACGCGATGTATTCTCTCTCTGTTTTAGCCCGCCTTAAAGGGTGGGAGTTCATCTATGTATGCGATCATATTCCACACTTTCTTAAAGAAAATCCTATCGGTAATTATAAAGAGGCACTTGTGAATGGAATGAACATCATCGAATCACATCTGCGCGAAGAAGAAGCTAAAAAGTGGCTTGATGAAACAAGTTTACATGTAAAGGAAGGGGGCAGGCAGCTTGAAGCAGAAGAGGGAATGAAAATTTTAGCCAATGAGCTTCTATCGGACATACAAACACATTCCATTCAAAACCCTTATCTTTTTTTACCCTCAGGAACAGGTACAACAGCACTGTTTTTACAAAAGCATCTTCCCTTTCCTGTCTTTACATGTAATACCGTGGGAGATAGTATGTATTTACAAAAGCAGTGGAAGATGGTTGAACCTGATCTGACATGTGTCCCCACCATTCTAGAGACCAAGAAAAAATATCACTATGGCAAATTGTACCCAGAGCTTTTTGAGTTATGGAAATCTTTAAAAGATGAGATGGGTGTAACATTTGATTTGGTGTACGATCCTGTGGGTTGGAAAGTGCTATTGGAACATATCGCTTCACTGGATGGAACGCCTATTTACTTGCATCAAGGAGGGATTTTGGGCAATAGCTCCATGATTGCTCGGTATGTGCGTAAGGCAAATATGCTATAA